A single region of the Streptomyces sp. NBC_01803 genome encodes:
- a CDS encoding serine/threonine-protein kinase, with protein sequence MARNIGSHYTAHRVLGRGSAGTVWLGEGPGGPVAIKVLREDLAADPELAERFTHERHTLLGLEHPNIVGVRDLVIGGPDGRDIALVMDLVRGPDLRRHLERERRLTPHEAVAITAGVAAGLAVAHAAGIVHRDVKPENILLDTTAREPRALLTDFGVAKLIDEPRHSGKGGVVGTPDYIAPEIVEGLPPRAAVDIYALVTVLYELLAGFTPFGGGHPGAVLRRQVTETAAELPGLPRELWEVIQQCLAKAPASRLRAVELASRLRELQPALAGLPPLDIGDPLAAAADEPPVEATPTAAVHAGTAGRGPAGSRTAVPLVRGSAPDSERATHTRMRVPDADELAGGAHGTARVVRAPGQPRAGSAKHHAAARRRRRLAITAAGLVGAGAVAGWLLLSGGGDGGGSDDGHAPGVVEIDEPGVR encoded by the coding sequence ATGGCACGGAACATCGGCAGCCACTACACCGCCCACCGTGTGCTCGGCCGCGGCAGCGCCGGCACGGTGTGGCTCGGGGAGGGGCCGGGCGGCCCCGTCGCCATCAAGGTCCTGCGCGAGGACCTCGCCGCGGACCCCGAGCTCGCCGAGCGCTTCACCCATGAGCGGCACACCCTCCTGGGCCTGGAGCACCCCAACATCGTCGGTGTCCGCGACCTCGTCATCGGCGGTCCCGACGGCCGTGACATCGCCCTGGTGATGGACCTCGTCCGCGGCCCGGACCTGCGCCGCCACCTCGAACGGGAGCGGCGTCTCACCCCGCACGAGGCCGTCGCGATCACCGCGGGCGTCGCCGCCGGGCTGGCCGTCGCGCACGCCGCGGGCATCGTGCACCGGGACGTGAAGCCGGAGAACATCCTGCTGGACACCACGGCCCGGGAGCCCAGAGCCCTGCTCACCGACTTCGGTGTGGCCAAGCTCATCGACGAGCCCCGGCACAGCGGCAAGGGCGGAGTCGTCGGCACCCCCGACTACATCGCCCCCGAGATCGTCGAGGGACTGCCGCCGCGCGCCGCCGTGGACATCTACGCGCTGGTCACCGTGCTGTACGAGCTGCTGGCCGGGTTCACGCCCTTTGGCGGCGGACACCCGGGAGCCGTCCTGCGCCGACAGGTCACCGAGACCGCCGCCGAGCTGCCCGGCCTGCCGCGGGAGCTGTGGGAGGTGATCCAGCAGTGTCTGGCCAAGGCCCCCGCCTCCCGGCTGCGCGCGGTTGAGCTCGCCTCCCGGCTGCGCGAGCTCCAGCCCGCGCTGGCCGGCCTGCCGCCCCTGGACATCGGTGACCCGCTGGCCGCTGCGGCCGACGAGCCGCCCGTTGAGGCGACCCCCACCGCCGCCGTCCACGCCGGGACGGCCGGGCGCGGTCCGGCCGGCTCCCGCACCGCCGTCCCGCTGGTACGCGGCTCGGCGCCCGACTCCGAGCGGGCGACGCACACCCGGATGCGTGTCCCCGACGCGGACGAGCTGGCGGGCGGCGCCCATGGCACAGCCCGGGTGGTGCGTGCCCCCGGCCAGCCCCGGGCGGGCTCCGCCAAGCACCACGCCGCCGCCCGCCGCAGACGGCGGCTGGCGATCACGGCGGCCGGGCTGGTGGGAGCGGGCGCGGTGGCCGGCTGGCTGCTGCTGTCCGGTGGCGGGGACGGCGGCGGGAGCGACGACGGGCACGCGCCGGGCGTGGTGGAAATCGACGAGCCGGGCGTCCGCTGA
- a CDS encoding serine/threonine-protein kinase: MRPVGSKYLLEEPLGRGATGTVWRARQRETAGDEAAVAGQPGEQVAIKVLKEELAHDPDVVMRFLRERSVLLRLAGDNHDNIVRTRDLVVEGELIALVMDLIDGPDLHRYLYDNGPFSSVGAALLTAQIADALAAAHAKGVVHRDLKPANVLLAGAGNEAEPLRPMLTDFGIARLADSPGVTRAHEFVGSPSYVAPESAEGRPQTSAVDIYGAGVLLYELVTGHPPFSGSSTLQVLQRHITEQPRRPDGMPGPLWTVVECCLRKNPAERPSAAGLARALRTVAAGIGQGTSHEQRQAALGVSALLVPDSAPVKVPGTGISPPGSAEPTQVLPGGSASQGADPFAATSVLPRHGGADPGNAPGLDATQTMPPAPGSPAPDGPHPWEDQLRAARDRNEATRVQPADPTRDPLYRAPQRQPQQPPPRQPPQRRPQRRQPPPQAHQQGYGYPPQYQQPQPQPQPYPQQYQQPQQYQRPVPPPYQEPPPRRAPEPRGRSRSANPMRIPGLGCLKGCLFILFILAVVVFLVWNFTPLHDWIADGRSFWDTVTEWYDEVREMLGLIEEAQQTGEDIQNGISNSE, encoded by the coding sequence GTGCGGCCCGTAGGCAGTAAGTACCTGCTCGAAGAGCCGCTCGGACGCGGCGCCACCGGCACGGTGTGGCGGGCGCGCCAGCGGGAGACCGCGGGCGACGAGGCGGCCGTCGCCGGGCAGCCGGGCGAGCAGGTCGCCATCAAGGTGCTCAAGGAAGAGCTCGCGCACGACCCCGACGTCGTCATGCGCTTCCTCCGCGAGCGCTCCGTGCTGCTCCGCCTGGCCGGCGACAACCACGACAACATCGTGCGCACCCGCGACCTGGTCGTCGAGGGCGAGCTGATCGCGCTCGTCATGGACCTGATCGACGGCCCCGACCTGCACCGCTACCTGTACGACAACGGCCCCTTCAGCTCCGTCGGCGCCGCCCTGCTCACCGCCCAGATCGCCGACGCGCTCGCCGCCGCGCACGCCAAGGGCGTCGTGCACCGGGACCTCAAGCCGGCCAACGTCCTGCTGGCCGGCGCCGGGAACGAGGCCGAGCCGCTGCGCCCGATGCTCACCGACTTCGGCATCGCCCGGCTGGCCGACTCGCCGGGCGTCACCCGGGCCCACGAGTTCGTCGGTAGCCCCTCGTACGTCGCCCCCGAATCCGCCGAGGGCCGCCCGCAGACCTCCGCCGTCGACATCTACGGCGCCGGGGTCCTGCTCTACGAGCTGGTCACCGGCCACCCGCCGTTCAGCGGCAGCAGCACCCTCCAGGTCCTCCAGCGCCACATCACCGAGCAGCCCCGGCGCCCGGACGGCATGCCCGGACCGCTGTGGACCGTCGTCGAGTGCTGCCTGCGCAAGAACCCGGCCGAGCGCCCCAGCGCCGCCGGCCTCGCCCGGGCGCTGCGCACGGTCGCCGCCGGGATCGGCCAGGGGACGAGCCACGAGCAGCGCCAGGCCGCGCTCGGCGTCTCCGCGCTCCTCGTCCCCGACTCCGCGCCGGTCAAGGTGCCCGGCACCGGTATCAGCCCGCCCGGCTCCGCCGAGCCGACCCAGGTGCTGCCCGGCGGCTCCGCGAGTCAGGGCGCCGACCCCTTCGCGGCGACCAGCGTTCTGCCCCGGCACGGCGGCGCCGACCCCGGCAACGCCCCGGGGCTGGACGCCACCCAGACCATGCCGCCGGCACCGGGCTCGCCGGCCCCCGACGGTCCGCACCCGTGGGAGGACCAGCTCCGGGCGGCCAGGGACCGCAACGAGGCCACCCGCGTCCAGCCGGCCGACCCCACCCGCGACCCGCTCTACCGCGCCCCGCAGCGCCAGCCCCAGCAGCCGCCGCCCCGGCAGCCGCCCCAGCGGCGCCCGCAGCGCCGCCAGCCGCCGCCCCAGGCGCATCAGCAGGGATACGGCTACCCGCCGCAGTACCAGCAGCCACAGCCACAGCCGCAGCCCTACCCGCAGCAGTACCAGCAGCCGCAGCAGTACCAGCGGCCGGTGCCACCGCCGTACCAGGAGCCGCCGCCGCGCCGCGCCCCCGAGCCGCGCGGTCGGTCACGCAGCGCGAACCCGATGCGCATCCCGGGGCTCGGCTGCCTCAAGGGCTGCCTGTTCATCCTGTTCATCCTGGCCGTCGTCGTTTTCCTTGTGTGGAACTTCACACCCCTGCACGACTGGATTGCCGACGGCCGCAGTTTCTGGGACACCGTTACCGAGTGGTATGACGAGGTCCGCGAAATGCTCGGCCTGATCGAGGAAGCCCAGCAGACCGGCGAGGACATCCAGAACGGCATCTCGAATAGCGAATAG